From Miscanthus floridulus cultivar M001 chromosome 15, ASM1932011v1, whole genome shotgun sequence, the proteins below share one genomic window:
- the LOC136508811 gene encoding putrescine hydroxycinnamoyltransferase 1-like has protein sequence MAVEILESCMVTPGEATPKHRLWLSIFDLVQSRTHTPLVYLYRACSGSDAFSPDILKLKAALSKALVPFYPLAGRLGSDSTGRPDIHCTGDGVLFVTARTDATLDKLGNPVPSEELRQMLVPMAEAGDHAGVLAMFQVTFFECGGVCLGTAIHHTVCDGRAGGDFMQMWAAIARGDSEAATSLQPCLDRTLLRGRSPPAVRFQHPEYPRHGSAGAPSKTYDENVPFDTAVFPISKNQVEALKGAAGAASAGTGKKVSTYSAVVAHVWQCSCKAKGLSGTAEDSQIYGVGCLRSRMCPPLPRVFFGNAIALTSTTVTKVKDIVSSPLDAVADKVTASAARLSDEYIRSLADYLELAMNDDAPGGVYEGPWVITDNDLLVVSWIGLSVTDVDFGWGRPSFAGRAIHSKSNLLYLVPSPDGDGRLNVVVTMEPQTLSRFKELFYVGLKHYSLPSQIDGAQEQDARVVKHTEL, from the exons ATGGCAGTGGAGATACTCGAGTCCTGCATGGTGACGCCCGGCGAGGCGACGCCCAAGCACCGGCTTTGGCTCTCCATCTTCGACCTCGTCCAGAGCAGGACCCACACTCCCCTGGTTTACTTGTACCGCGCCTGTTCCGGCTCGGACGCCTTCTCGCCGGACATCCTGAAGCTGAAGGCAGCTCTGTCCAAGGCGCTTGTTCCCTTCTATCCCCTCGCTGGCCGCCTCGGATCGGACAGCACTGGCCGCCCCGACATCCACTGCACCGGCGACGGGGTACTCTTCGTCACCGCCCGCACGGACGCCACCCTCGACAAGTTGGGAAACCCCGTCCCGTCGGAGGAGCTGCGGCAGATGCTTGTCCCGATGGCCGAAGCCGGCGACCACGCCGGCGTCTTGGCCATGTTCCAG GTGACGTTCTTCGAGTGTGGTGGGGTGTGCCTCGGCACGGCAATCCACCACACGGTGTGTGACGGCCGCGCAGGTGGCGACTTCATGCAGATGTGGGCTGCCATTGCGAGGGGTGACAGCGAGGCGGCCACGTCGTTGCAGCCATGCCTCGACCGCACGCTGCTCCGCGGACGTTCGCCGCCGGCAGTGCGCTTCCAGCACCCCGAATACCCGCGCCATGGCAGCGCCGGCGCGCCGTCGAAGACGTACGACGAGAACGTGCCTTTCGACACTGCTGTCTTCCCCATTTCCAAGAACCAAGTCGAGGCGCTCAAAGGCGCTGCCGGCGCCGCCAGCGCCGGCACCGGCAAGAAGGTCTCCACTTACAGCGCAGTGGTGGCGCATGTGTGGCAGTGCTCATGCAAGGCAAAAGGCCTTAGTGGAACGGCGGAGGACTCTCAGATATACGGGGTGGGTTGCCTGCGCTCGCGCATGTGTCCTCCTCTCCCAAGGGTCTTCTTCGGCAACGCCATCGCCCTTACGTCAACGACGGTCACCAAGGTGAAGGACATCGTCTCGAGCCCACTCGACGCCGTCGCCGACAAGGTCACCGCCTCGGCTGCTCGACTGAGCGACGAGTACATACGGTCGCTGGCGGACTACTTGGAGCTCGCCATGAACGACGACGCTCCGGGGGGAGTGTACGAGGGGCCGTGGGTCATCACCGACAATGACTTGCTCGTCGTGAGCTGGATTGGGCTGTCCGTCACCGACGTGGACTTCGGCTGGGGCCGGCCGTCGTTTGCCGGCCGGGCCATCCACAGCAAGAGCAACCTCCTTTACCTTGTGCCTAGCCCAGACGGCGATGGCCGACTCAACGTCGTCGTTACTATGGAGCCACAGACACTGTCCAGGTTCAAGGAGCTGTTCTACGTGGGGCTCAAGCATTATTCCCTGCCATCGCAAATAGATGGTGCTCAAGAACAAGATGCGCGTGTGGTCAAACATACAGAACTTTAG